A window from Gallus gallus isolate bGalGal1 chromosome 7, bGalGal1.mat.broiler.GRCg7b, whole genome shotgun sequence encodes these proteins:
- the SLC35F5 gene encoding solute carrier family 35 member F5 isoform X1 codes for MVWVFVMNRMSSQSSSSSQRRRMALGIVILLLVDVIWVASSELTSYVFTKYNKPFFSTFAKTSMFVLYLLGFIVWKPWRQQCTRGFRGRHAAFFADAEGYFAACTTDNAVNSSLLERNGLSSSFQWMKCCSSLNQMPVLSEPLYVPVKFHDLPTEKSGSNNNDTEKTPKKPRVRFSNIMEIRQLPSSHALEAKLSRMSYPAVKEQESILKTVGKLTATQVAKISFFFCFVWFLANFSYQEALSDTQVAIVNILSSTSGLFTLILAAVFPSNSGDRFTLSKLLAVFLSIGGVVLVNLSGSEKSPGRDTIGSLWSLVGAMLYAVYIVMIKRKVDREDKLDIPMFFGFVGLFNLLLLWPGFFLLHYTGFEAFEFPSKLIWMCIVINGLIGTVLSEFLWLWGCFLTSSLIGTLALSLTIPLSIIADMCMQKVQFSWLFFAGAVPVFFSFFIVTLLCHYNNWDPVMVGIRRVFAFICRKHRIQRMPEESEQCESLIPMHSVSQDGDSCCS; via the exons ATGGTGTGGGTTTTTGTCATGAATCGAATGAGCTCCCAGAGCAGTTCATCTTCTCAGCGTAGAAGAATGGCTCTAGGAATTGTCATTCTTCTCCTTGTTGATGTGATATGGGTTGCCTCTTCAGAACTCACTTCT taTGTTTTTACGAAGTACAACAAACcttttttcagtacttttgcAAAAACATCTATGTTTGTTCTATACCTCTTGGGATTTATTGTTTGGAAACCATGGAGGCAACAGTGTACTCGTGGGTTTCGTGGAAGGCATGCAGCTTTT TTTGCAGATGCTGAAGGTTATTTTGCTGCTTGTACAACAGATAATGCTGTAAACAGTTCTCTG TTGGAGAGAAATGGACTGTCTTCTTCCTTCCAGTGGATGAAGTGTTGCAGTTCGCTGAATCAAATGCCAGTACTG AGCGAACCTTTATATGTTCCTGTAAAGTTCCACGATTTGCCAACTGAAAAAAGTGGCAGTAATAATAATGATACAGAGAAAA ctCCCAAAAAGCCTCGTGTGAGGTTCAGTAATATTATGGAGATTCGGCAGCTCCCCTCGAGCCACGCGCTGGAAGCAAAGCTGTCTCGCATGTCATACCCAGCAGTGAAGGAGCAGGAATCAATATTAAAAACTGTAGGAAAACTCACTGCAACTCAAGTAGCAAAGattagctttttcttttgctttgtg TGGTTCTTGGCAAATTTCTCTTACCAAGAAGCTCTATCAGATACCCAAGTTGCCATAGTTAATATCTTGTCTTCAACCTCTG GGCTTTTTACTTTAATCTTAGCTGCAGTCTTTCCGAGTAACAGTGGAGATAGATTTACTCTGTCCaaattattggcagtgtttttAAG CATTGGTGGTGTGGTACTTGTTAACCTTTCTGGATCTGAGAAATCTCCTGGAAGAGATACAATAG GTTCCCTCTGGTCTCTTGTAGGAGCAATGCTATATGCTGTGTACATAGtgatgataaaaagaaaagtagataGAGAAGATAAACTCGATATACCAATGTTCTTTG GTTTTGTAGGACTGTTCAATCTGTTGCTGCTATGGCCAGGGTTTTTTCTACTACACTATACCGGCTTTGAAGCATTTGAGTTTCCCAGTAAACTGATATGGATGTGCATTGTCATTAACGGCCTTATTGGAACAGTTCTGTCAGAGTTCCTCTGGTTATG GGGCTGCTTTCTTACCTCATCACTGATAGGCACACTTGCGCTAAGCCTTACGATACCTCTGTCCATAATAGCTGACATGTGCATGCAAAAG GTGCAGTTTTCTTGGCTGTTTTTTGCAGGGGCAGTCCccgtatttttttcctttttcattgtAACTCTGTTGTGTCATTATAACAACTGGGATCCTGTGATGGTGGGAATCAGAAGAGTTTTTGCCTTTATTTGTAGAAAACATCGAATTCAGAG aATGCCAGAAGAAAGTGAGCAGTGCGAAAGTCTTATTCCTATGCACAGTGTTTCACAAGATGGAGATAGCTGCTGTTCATAG
- the SLC35F5 gene encoding solute carrier family 35 member F5 isoform X2, with amino-acid sequence MVWVFVMNRMSSQSSSSSQRRRMALGIVILLLVDVIWVASSELTSYVFTKYNKPFFSTFAKTSMFVLYLLGFIVWKPWRQQCTRGFRGRHAAFFADAEGYFAACTTDNAVNSSLSEPLYVPVKFHDLPTEKSGSNNNDTEKTPKKPRVRFSNIMEIRQLPSSHALEAKLSRMSYPAVKEQESILKTVGKLTATQVAKISFFFCFVWFLANFSYQEALSDTQVAIVNILSSTSGLFTLILAAVFPSNSGDRFTLSKLLAVFLSIGGVVLVNLSGSEKSPGRDTIGSLWSLVGAMLYAVYIVMIKRKVDREDKLDIPMFFGFVGLFNLLLLWPGFFLLHYTGFEAFEFPSKLIWMCIVINGLIGTVLSEFLWLWGCFLTSSLIGTLALSLTIPLSIIADMCMQKVQFSWLFFAGAVPVFFSFFIVTLLCHYNNWDPVMVGIRRVFAFICRKHRIQRMPEESEQCESLIPMHSVSQDGDSCCS; translated from the exons ATGGTGTGGGTTTTTGTCATGAATCGAATGAGCTCCCAGAGCAGTTCATCTTCTCAGCGTAGAAGAATGGCTCTAGGAATTGTCATTCTTCTCCTTGTTGATGTGATATGGGTTGCCTCTTCAGAACTCACTTCT taTGTTTTTACGAAGTACAACAAACcttttttcagtacttttgcAAAAACATCTATGTTTGTTCTATACCTCTTGGGATTTATTGTTTGGAAACCATGGAGGCAACAGTGTACTCGTGGGTTTCGTGGAAGGCATGCAGCTTTT TTTGCAGATGCTGAAGGTTATTTTGCTGCTTGTACAACAGATAATGCTGTAAACAGTTCTCTG AGCGAACCTTTATATGTTCCTGTAAAGTTCCACGATTTGCCAACTGAAAAAAGTGGCAGTAATAATAATGATACAGAGAAAA ctCCCAAAAAGCCTCGTGTGAGGTTCAGTAATATTATGGAGATTCGGCAGCTCCCCTCGAGCCACGCGCTGGAAGCAAAGCTGTCTCGCATGTCATACCCAGCAGTGAAGGAGCAGGAATCAATATTAAAAACTGTAGGAAAACTCACTGCAACTCAAGTAGCAAAGattagctttttcttttgctttgtg TGGTTCTTGGCAAATTTCTCTTACCAAGAAGCTCTATCAGATACCCAAGTTGCCATAGTTAATATCTTGTCTTCAACCTCTG GGCTTTTTACTTTAATCTTAGCTGCAGTCTTTCCGAGTAACAGTGGAGATAGATTTACTCTGTCCaaattattggcagtgtttttAAG CATTGGTGGTGTGGTACTTGTTAACCTTTCTGGATCTGAGAAATCTCCTGGAAGAGATACAATAG GTTCCCTCTGGTCTCTTGTAGGAGCAATGCTATATGCTGTGTACATAGtgatgataaaaagaaaagtagataGAGAAGATAAACTCGATATACCAATGTTCTTTG GTTTTGTAGGACTGTTCAATCTGTTGCTGCTATGGCCAGGGTTTTTTCTACTACACTATACCGGCTTTGAAGCATTTGAGTTTCCCAGTAAACTGATATGGATGTGCATTGTCATTAACGGCCTTATTGGAACAGTTCTGTCAGAGTTCCTCTGGTTATG GGGCTGCTTTCTTACCTCATCACTGATAGGCACACTTGCGCTAAGCCTTACGATACCTCTGTCCATAATAGCTGACATGTGCATGCAAAAG GTGCAGTTTTCTTGGCTGTTTTTTGCAGGGGCAGTCCccgtatttttttcctttttcattgtAACTCTGTTGTGTCATTATAACAACTGGGATCCTGTGATGGTGGGAATCAGAAGAGTTTTTGCCTTTATTTGTAGAAAACATCGAATTCAGAG aATGCCAGAAGAAAGTGAGCAGTGCGAAAGTCTTATTCCTATGCACAGTGTTTCACAAGATGGAGATAGCTGCTGTTCATAG